CTGCGCCGCCGCGGCGGCGCCGACGCCCTGATCGTCTCGGGATCGGCGACGGGCGCCCCGGCCGACCCCGCGGAGCTGCGGGCCGTGCGCGAGGCCGAGCCCGACGCGCCGCTGCTGGTCGGCAGCGGGCTGACCGCGCGCAACGTCGCCCTCTACGCCCCCCACTGCGATGGCTGCATCGTCGGCACGTCGCTGCAGGTCCCCGGGCCCGACGGTTTCCCCCGCG
The bacterium genome window above contains:
- a CDS encoding BtpA/SgcQ family protein — protein: LRRRGGADALIVSGSATGAPADPAELRAVREAEPDAPLLVGSGLTARNVALYAPHCDGCIVGTSLQVPGPDGFPRVDAARTAAFTAAFGAAITAARDGAATEDGR